The following coding sequences lie in one Yoonia sp. G8-12 genomic window:
- a CDS encoding CoA pyrophosphatase produces the protein MPDLRKKLEGALAQAGSASSDFDLNADVKKPDGALTPAAVLIGIRTESETVILTKRSARLKHHPGQIAFPGGKQDPTDATLVDAALREAHEEIGLPPTIVNVLGELPPHQTVTGYQVTPILGLIDGHYDPVPEAGGVSEVFEVPLAHLIDPKNYLIEGRRWQGRRRLYYIVPFGPYYIWGATACILRAFAERMT, from the coding sequence GTGCCTGACCTGCGCAAAAAGCTGGAAGGTGCGCTTGCCCAAGCGGGCAGCGCATCTTCTGATTTTGATCTGAATGCAGATGTAAAAAAACCTGATGGTGCGCTCACACCTGCCGCAGTCTTGATCGGTATTCGCACCGAATCAGAGACTGTTATTCTCACAAAACGGTCCGCGCGCCTGAAACACCATCCCGGCCAGATCGCTTTTCCCGGGGGCAAGCAGGACCCTACCGATGCCACGCTTGTTGATGCCGCCCTGCGCGAAGCGCACGAGGAAATCGGACTGCCGCCTACAATCGTCAACGTGCTGGGTGAACTGCCTCCCCACCAAACGGTGACGGGGTATCAGGTAACGCCGATACTAGGCCTTATTGATGGGCACTACGATCCCGTGCCAGAAGCAGGCGGAGTCAGCGAGGTCTTTGAGGTGCCTTTAGCCCACCTCATTGATCCCAAAAACTATCTGATTGAAGGCCGTCGCTGGCAAGGTCGCCGCAGGCTCTATTATATCGTGCCTTTTGGTCCGTATTACATCTGGGGCGCTACCGCGTGTATTCTGCGTGCCTTTGCCGAGCGGATGACATGA
- a CDS encoding argininosuccinate synthase, which translates to MDVKALAYDRSEKVVLAYSGGLDTSIILKWLQTEYNCEVVTFTADLGQGEELEPARAKAEMMGASAIYIEDLREEFVRDFVFPMFRANALYEGLYLLGTSIARPLISKRLVEIAAAEGADAVAHGATGKGNDQVRFELAAYALNPEIKVIAPWREWDLTSRTRLLEFAEKNQIPVAKDKRGEAPFSVDANLLHTSSEGKVLEDPGVEAPDYVYQRTVAPEDAPDTAEMVEIEFERGDAVGINGERMSPATILTKLNELGGKHGVGRLDLVENRFVGMKSRGIYETPGGTVLLEAHRGIEQITLDSGAGHLKDSIMPRYAELIYNGFWFSPEREMLQALIDKSQEHVSGTVRVKLYKGSATTVARWSDQSLYSEAHVTFEDDAGAYDQTDAQGFIQLNALRLKLLAARNRRG; encoded by the coding sequence ATTGACGTAAAGGCGCTTGCTTATGACCGCTCCGAAAAAGTTGTTCTGGCCTATTCCGGTGGGCTTGATACCTCGATCATCCTGAAATGGTTGCAGACCGAGTATAACTGCGAGGTCGTGACTTTTACCGCCGATCTTGGTCAGGGTGAGGAATTGGAGCCTGCGCGCGCCAAGGCCGAAATGATGGGCGCCTCTGCCATCTATATTGAGGACCTGCGCGAAGAATTTGTGCGCGATTTCGTATTCCCGATGTTCCGCGCCAATGCGCTTTACGAGGGGCTTTATCTGCTGGGCACGTCGATCGCGCGCCCGTTGATTTCAAAGCGTCTGGTTGAGATTGCGGCCGCCGAAGGGGCCGATGCCGTGGCGCATGGCGCGACGGGCAAGGGCAATGACCAAGTGCGGTTTGAGTTGGCAGCCTATGCGTTGAACCCTGAAATTAAGGTGATCGCGCCCTGGCGTGAGTGGGATTTGACCAGCCGGACCCGTTTGTTGGAATTTGCCGAGAAGAACCAGATCCCTGTTGCCAAGGACAAGCGCGGTGAAGCGCCGTTTAGTGTGGATGCGAACCTGCTGCATACATCATCCGAGGGCAAAGTGCTGGAGGATCCGGGTGTTGAAGCGCCTGATTATGTTTATCAGCGTACTGTCGCACCCGAAGACGCGCCTGATACGGCGGAGATGGTCGAGATTGAGTTTGAGCGTGGCGATGCCGTAGGTATTAATGGCGAACGCATGTCGCCAGCCACGATTCTGACGAAGCTGAACGAACTGGGCGGCAAGCACGGCGTTGGTCGTCTTGATCTGGTGGAAAACCGGTTTGTCGGTATGAAATCACGCGGGATTTATGAAACACCCGGCGGAACCGTTTTGTTGGAAGCGCACCGTGGCATTGAGCAAATTACACTTGATAGCGGTGCTGGCCATCTAAAAGACAGCATCATGCCGCGGTATGCGGAACTGATTTATAACGGTTTCTGGTTCTCACCTGAGCGGGAAATGCTACAGGCGCTGATTGACAAGAGCCAAGAGCATGTGTCGGGCACGGTGCGTGTGAAGCTTTATAAAGGCTCGGCTACAACTGTTGCGCGCTGGTCGGACCAATCGCTTTATTCCGAGGCGCATGTGACGTTTGAGGATGATGCGGGTGCTTATGACCAGACTGATGCGCAAGGGTTTATTCAATTGAATGCCCTGCGGTTGAAGTTGTTGGCTGCGCGTAATCGGCGGGGTTAA
- a CDS encoding HAD family hydrolase, giving the protein MRIAMWSGPRNLSTAMMYAFGNRADFAVWDEPFYAPYLAATGANHPMRDEIMTAHETDPQIVAKRCLDTILAQKPHFYMKHMPHHMIAGFPLDWARDCINIHLIRHPARVIASYGAKRDEMTLQDIGFTQQAALYDKIGGLVIDSADIRTAPEKMLRKLCESIGLNFDPAMLHWRAGPKKADGIWAKHWYNAVHESTGFAAAEGPLPTVDARHQDILDKALPLYEKLVIQKLS; this is encoded by the coding sequence ATGAGAATTGCCATGTGGTCCGGGCCGCGCAACCTTTCAACTGCGATGATGTATGCCTTCGGAAACCGCGCGGATTTCGCCGTGTGGGACGAACCTTTCTATGCGCCATATCTCGCAGCAACCGGTGCTAATCACCCGATGCGCGATGAAATAATGACGGCCCACGAAACCGATCCGCAGATCGTTGCAAAGCGCTGTTTAGACACTATTCTAGCCCAAAAGCCACATTTCTACATGAAGCACATGCCGCACCATATGATCGCAGGCTTCCCTTTGGACTGGGCGCGGGATTGCATCAATATCCACCTCATACGGCACCCAGCACGGGTCATCGCCAGCTATGGTGCCAAACGAGATGAAATGACCCTCCAAGACATCGGTTTCACCCAACAAGCAGCGCTCTACGACAAAATCGGCGGCCTCGTGATCGACAGCGCCGACATCCGCACAGCCCCTGAAAAAATGCTGAGAAAACTGTGTGAAAGCATAGGCTTAAACTTCGATCCTGCAATGCTGCACTGGCGCGCCGGACCCAAAAAGGCCGACGGTATTTGGGCAAAACATTGGTACAATGCCGTACATGAAAGCACAGGTTTCGCCGCCGCCGAAGGCCCGTTGCCAACGGTTGACGCCCGCCACCAAGACATTCTCGACAAGGCCCTACCGCTTTACGAAAAGCTGGTGATCCAAAAATTGTCTTAG
- a CDS encoding Hsp33 family molecular chaperone HslO, translating into MTLGNKIAWDDTVLPFQLDASDIRGRVARLDGVLEQVLEQHNYPPLIEGLVAEMALLTALIGQTMKLRWKLSLQVRGSGPARLIATDYYGPTDDGQPARIRAYASYDAETLDETADPFSQIGKGYFAILIDQGQDMTPYQGITPIAGGSLSACAETYFAQSEQIPTRFQLTYGQSQIPGEGTQWRAGGVILQHMPKTSPHVTGEGGSGEDGLLHATDILDADESENWNRANALLDTVDEIELIGPSVSPTDLLVRLFHEEQPRVYDAQPIKFGCSCSDDKVRQSLSIYSAKDIATMTTDEGTVTADCQFCGAHYVFDPDTLGFEAKDTSA; encoded by the coding sequence ATGACCCTCGGCAACAAAATCGCCTGGGACGATACCGTCCTGCCATTCCAACTTGACGCCTCCGACATCCGTGGACGGGTGGCTCGGCTTGATGGTGTGTTGGAACAGGTGCTTGAACAGCACAACTATCCCCCTTTGATCGAGGGGCTGGTGGCCGAGATGGCGTTGCTGACCGCGTTGATTGGTCAAACCATGAAACTGCGGTGGAAGCTGTCTTTGCAGGTGCGCGGCTCTGGCCCCGCCCGTTTGATCGCGACCGATTATTATGGTCCTACTGATGACGGGCAACCAGCGCGCATCCGCGCCTATGCGTCCTATGATGCAGAAACGCTGGATGAAACGGCTGATCCGTTTAGTCAAATCGGCAAGGGGTATTTCGCTATCCTCATCGACCAGGGACAGGACATGACGCCCTATCAGGGTATCACGCCGATCGCTGGCGGGTCTCTTTCGGCCTGTGCAGAGACGTATTTTGCCCAGTCAGAGCAGATACCGACCCGTTTCCAACTGACCTACGGCCAGTCACAGATTCCCGGTGAAGGTACCCAGTGGCGTGCAGGTGGCGTGATTTTGCAGCATATGCCAAAGACGTCGCCGCATGTGACGGGCGAAGGCGGATCAGGCGAAGACGGGTTGCTGCATGCGACAGATATTCTGGACGCGGATGAAAGCGAGAACTGGAATCGCGCCAACGCCTTGTTGGATACGGTCGACGAGATTGAGCTGATTGGCCCAAGCGTGTCGCCAACCGACCTGTTGGTGCGCTTGTTTCATGAAGAGCAGCCGCGCGTCTACGATGCCCAGCCGATCAAATTTGGGTGTAGCTGTTCGGATGACAAAGTCCGCCAGAGCCTGTCGATCTATTCGGCCAAGGATATCGCGACAATGACAACAGACGAAGGCACCGTGACCGCCGACTGTCAGTTCTGCGGCGCACATTATGTCTTTGACCCCGACACGCTCGGGTTTGAGGCCAAGGATACCAGTGCCTGA
- a CDS encoding NUDIX hydrolase yields the protein MIRRYGEVPQNGQRYKHRAGVYAILPCAGKLLLTYQGDPHFEVQLPGGGIDPGEHPLNALHREVFEETGWRIAAPRKLGTFRRFTYMPEYNLWAEKLCHIYLARPIRPHGPPTEPGHMALWLSVEEALAELYNDGDAEFVARLML from the coding sequence ATGATCAGACGGTATGGCGAGGTGCCGCAAAACGGGCAGCGATACAAACACCGCGCTGGCGTTTATGCGATTTTACCATGCGCGGGCAAGCTTCTGTTGACCTATCAGGGCGATCCGCACTTTGAGGTCCAACTCCCAGGTGGCGGCATTGACCCAGGGGAACATCCGCTGAACGCACTCCACCGCGAAGTATTTGAAGAAACCGGCTGGCGGATTGCCGCGCCGCGCAAATTGGGCACATTCCGGCGCTTTACCTATATGCCTGAGTATAACCTTTGGGCCGAAAAGCTGTGTCATATCTATCTGGCCCGCCCCATACGGCCCCACGGTCCGCCGACCGAACCGGGGCATATGGCGCTTTGGTTGTCTGTCGAGGAGGCGCTGGCCGAGCTGTATAATGATGGCGATGCAGAATTTGTGGCACGTTTGATGCTTTAG